Proteins co-encoded in one Populus trichocarpa isolate Nisqually-1 chromosome 10, P.trichocarpa_v4.1, whole genome shotgun sequence genomic window:
- the LOC7489388 gene encoding choline/ethanolaminephosphotransferase 1 isoform X1 → MLLIFCSFLESAPKPSCSPKKKKKKQKISKSLSVSPFPTVQYFKLSYFHIKQFLFRSVVVFLNYNKKNHPSFRSIFSFSARSEKMGYIGSHGIAALHRYKYSGVDHSYVAKYVLQPFWSRCVNFFPLWMPPNMITLMGFMFLVTSALLGYIYSPRLDTPPPRWVHFAHGLLLFLYQTFDAVDGKQARRTNSSSPLGELFDHGCDALACAFESLAFGSTAMCGRDSFWFWLISAVPFYGATWEHFFTNTLILPAVNGPTEGLMLIYVAHLFTALVGAEWWVQHFGMSFPFLSWVPFVSEIQTYRVVLLLMTAFAVIPTVAFNVSNVYKVVQARKSSMLMALAMLYPFLVLVGGVLVWDYLSPSDLMANYPHLVVLGTGLAFGFLVGRMILSHLCDEPKGLKTNMCLSLLYLPFAIANALAARLNDGVALVDEFWVLLGYCVFTMLLYLHFTTSVIHEITTALGICCFRITRKKA, encoded by the exons atgcttttaattttttgctcTTTCCTAGAATCTGCACCCAAACCTAGCtgctctccaaaaaaaaaaaaaaaaaaacaaaaaatctccaAATCCCTCTCGGTATCGCCATTCCCAACGGTACAATATTTTAAGCTTTCttattttcatatcaaacaATTTCTGTTCAGatctgttgttgtttttctcaattacaacaagaaaaatcatccCAGTTTCAgatccattttttctttctcag CTAGGTCAGAAAAAATGGGATATATAGGATCACATGGAATAGCAGCACTTCACAGGTACAAATACAGTGGAGTAGATCACTCTTATGTTGCTAAATATGTTTTGCAACCCTTTTGGAGCCGTTGTGTTAACTTCTTCCCTCTTTGGATGCC ACCGAACATG attacGCTTATGGGATTTATGTTCTTAGTGACTTCTGCTTTGCTCGGATAT aTATATTCACCTCGCTTGGATACGCCTCCACCAAGATGGGTTCATTTTGCGCATGGATTGcttctatttttatatcag ACTTTTGATGCTGTTGATGGAAAGCAAGCGCGGCGGACAAACTCGTCCAGTCCATTGGGGGAGCTTTTTGACCATG GATGTGATGCGCTCGCTTGTGCA tttgaaagcttgGCTTTTGGTAGCACTGCCATGTGTGGAAGAGATTCTTTCTGGTTCTGGCTTATTTCAGCTGTGCCATTTTATGGTGCAACATGGGAACA CTTTTTCACCAACACTCTCATTCTTCCAGCAGTTAATGGACCCACAGAGGGTCTGATGCTAATATATGTGGCACATTTGTTTACAGCCTTAGTTG gtGCTGAGTGGTGGGTTCAACACTTTGGGATGTCTTTCCCATTCTTGAGTTGGGTGCCATTTGTAAGTG AAATCCAAACTTACAGAGTCGTGCTGTTATTAATGACAGCTTTTGCTGTTATACCCACAGTGGCATTCAA CGTGTCCAATGTCTACAAGGTTGTTCAAGCAAGAAAGAGCAGCATGTTAATGGCTTTAGCAATG CTTTACCCTTTTCTTGTGCTCGTTGGTGGGGTCCTAGTGTG GGATTATTTGTCTCCATCTGATCTAATGGCGAATTATCCTCATTTGGTTGTATTGGGAACTGGACTTGCATTTGGGTTTCTTGTG GGAAGGATGATTCTGTCTCACCTGTGTGATGAACCAAAGGGATTGAAAACCAACATGTGCTTG TCTCTGTTATATCTACCATTTGCCATCGCAAATGCACTCGCAGCCAGACTGAATGATGG AGTTGCTTTAGTGGATGAGTTCTGGGTTCTTCTTGGTTATTGTGTATTCACAA TGCTACTCTATTTGCACTTCACCACATCTGTCATCCATGAAATTACAACAGCTCTGGGAATATGCTGCTTCAG GATAACTAGGAAGAAAGCATGA
- the LOC7489388 gene encoding choline/ethanolaminephosphotransferase 1 isoform X2: MGYIGSHGIAALHRYKYSGVDHSYVAKYVLQPFWSRCVNFFPLWMPPNMITLMGFMFLVTSALLGYIYSPRLDTPPPRWVHFAHGLLLFLYQTFDAVDGKQARRTNSSSPLGELFDHGCDALACAFESLAFGSTAMCGRDSFWFWLISAVPFYGATWEHFFTNTLILPAVNGPTEGLMLIYVAHLFTALVGAEWWVQHFGMSFPFLSWVPFVSEIQTYRVVLLLMTAFAVIPTVAFNVSNVYKVVQARKSSMLMALAMLYPFLVLVGGVLVWDYLSPSDLMANYPHLVVLGTGLAFGFLVGRMILSHLCDEPKGLKTNMCLSLLYLPFAIANALAARLNDGVALVDEFWVLLGYCVFTMLLYLHFTTSVIHEITTALGICCFRITRKKA, encoded by the exons ATGGGATATATAGGATCACATGGAATAGCAGCACTTCACAGGTACAAATACAGTGGAGTAGATCACTCTTATGTTGCTAAATATGTTTTGCAACCCTTTTGGAGCCGTTGTGTTAACTTCTTCCCTCTTTGGATGCC ACCGAACATG attacGCTTATGGGATTTATGTTCTTAGTGACTTCTGCTTTGCTCGGATAT aTATATTCACCTCGCTTGGATACGCCTCCACCAAGATGGGTTCATTTTGCGCATGGATTGcttctatttttatatcag ACTTTTGATGCTGTTGATGGAAAGCAAGCGCGGCGGACAAACTCGTCCAGTCCATTGGGGGAGCTTTTTGACCATG GATGTGATGCGCTCGCTTGTGCA tttgaaagcttgGCTTTTGGTAGCACTGCCATGTGTGGAAGAGATTCTTTCTGGTTCTGGCTTATTTCAGCTGTGCCATTTTATGGTGCAACATGGGAACA CTTTTTCACCAACACTCTCATTCTTCCAGCAGTTAATGGACCCACAGAGGGTCTGATGCTAATATATGTGGCACATTTGTTTACAGCCTTAGTTG gtGCTGAGTGGTGGGTTCAACACTTTGGGATGTCTTTCCCATTCTTGAGTTGGGTGCCATTTGTAAGTG AAATCCAAACTTACAGAGTCGTGCTGTTATTAATGACAGCTTTTGCTGTTATACCCACAGTGGCATTCAA CGTGTCCAATGTCTACAAGGTTGTTCAAGCAAGAAAGAGCAGCATGTTAATGGCTTTAGCAATG CTTTACCCTTTTCTTGTGCTCGTTGGTGGGGTCCTAGTGTG GGATTATTTGTCTCCATCTGATCTAATGGCGAATTATCCTCATTTGGTTGTATTGGGAACTGGACTTGCATTTGGGTTTCTTGTG GGAAGGATGATTCTGTCTCACCTGTGTGATGAACCAAAGGGATTGAAAACCAACATGTGCTTG TCTCTGTTATATCTACCATTTGCCATCGCAAATGCACTCGCAGCCAGACTGAATGATGG AGTTGCTTTAGTGGATGAGTTCTGGGTTCTTCTTGGTTATTGTGTATTCACAA TGCTACTCTATTTGCACTTCACCACATCTGTCATCCATGAAATTACAACAGCTCTGGGAATATGCTGCTTCAG GATAACTAGGAAGAAAGCATGA
- the LOC7489388 gene encoding choline/ethanolaminephosphotransferase 1 isoform X3, whose product MLLIFCSFLESAPKPSCSPKKKKKKQKISKSLSVSPFPTVQYFKLSYFHIKQFLFRSVVVFLNYNKKNHPSFRSIFSFSARSEKMGYIGSHGIAALHRYKYSGVDHSYVAKYVLQPFWSRCVNFFPLWMPPNMITLMGFMFLVTSALLGYIYSPRLDTPPPRWVHFAHGLLLFLYQTFDAVDGKQARRTNSSSPLGELFDHGCDALACAFESLAFGSTAMCGRDSFWFWLISAVPFYGATWEHFFTNTLILPAVNGPTEGLMLIYVAHLFTALVGAEWWVQHFGMSFPFLSWVPFVSEIQTYRVVLLLMTAFAVIPTVAFNVSNVYKVVQARKSSMLMALAMLYPFLVLVGGVLVWDYLSPSDLMANYPHLVVLGTGLAFGFLVRNSLA is encoded by the exons atgcttttaattttttgctcTTTCCTAGAATCTGCACCCAAACCTAGCtgctctccaaaaaaaaaaaaaaaaaaacaaaaaatctccaAATCCCTCTCGGTATCGCCATTCCCAACGGTACAATATTTTAAGCTTTCttattttcatatcaaacaATTTCTGTTCAGatctgttgttgtttttctcaattacaacaagaaaaatcatccCAGTTTCAgatccattttttctttctcag CTAGGTCAGAAAAAATGGGATATATAGGATCACATGGAATAGCAGCACTTCACAGGTACAAATACAGTGGAGTAGATCACTCTTATGTTGCTAAATATGTTTTGCAACCCTTTTGGAGCCGTTGTGTTAACTTCTTCCCTCTTTGGATGCC ACCGAACATG attacGCTTATGGGATTTATGTTCTTAGTGACTTCTGCTTTGCTCGGATAT aTATATTCACCTCGCTTGGATACGCCTCCACCAAGATGGGTTCATTTTGCGCATGGATTGcttctatttttatatcag ACTTTTGATGCTGTTGATGGAAAGCAAGCGCGGCGGACAAACTCGTCCAGTCCATTGGGGGAGCTTTTTGACCATG GATGTGATGCGCTCGCTTGTGCA tttgaaagcttgGCTTTTGGTAGCACTGCCATGTGTGGAAGAGATTCTTTCTGGTTCTGGCTTATTTCAGCTGTGCCATTTTATGGTGCAACATGGGAACA CTTTTTCACCAACACTCTCATTCTTCCAGCAGTTAATGGACCCACAGAGGGTCTGATGCTAATATATGTGGCACATTTGTTTACAGCCTTAGTTG gtGCTGAGTGGTGGGTTCAACACTTTGGGATGTCTTTCCCATTCTTGAGTTGGGTGCCATTTGTAAGTG AAATCCAAACTTACAGAGTCGTGCTGTTATTAATGACAGCTTTTGCTGTTATACCCACAGTGGCATTCAA CGTGTCCAATGTCTACAAGGTTGTTCAAGCAAGAAAGAGCAGCATGTTAATGGCTTTAGCAATG CTTTACCCTTTTCTTGTGCTCGTTGGTGGGGTCCTAGTGTG GGATTATTTGTCTCCATCTGATCTAATGGCGAATTATCCTCATTTGGTTGTATTGGGAACTGGACTTGCATTTGGGTTTCTTGTG CGAAACTCATTAGCTTAG
- the LOC7489389 gene encoding S-adenosylmethionine decarboxylase proenzyme — protein MDLAVSAIGFEGYEKRLEITYFEPGIFDDPEGKGLRSLSKPQLDEILGPAECTIVDSLSNDYVDSYVLSESSLFVYPYKIIIKTCGTTKLLLSIPAILKLADTLSLNVRSVRYTRGSFIFPGAQSYPHRSFSEEIAVLDGCFGKLGLASKAYIMGGLDKPQKWHVYSASADSALSRDLIYTIEMCMTGLDREKASVFYKTQSSSAAAMTDDSGIRKILPASNICDFEFEPCGYSMNSIEGAAISTIHVTPEDGFSYASFEAAGYDLKDASLNQLVDRVLACFQATEFSIAVHADVAGEQLERICSLDVKGYCRGERSHGELGMGGSIIYQKFVRSGNADSPRSILKCCWKEEEDY, from the coding sequence ATGGACCTGGCTGTTTCTGCAATCGGATTTGAAGGCTATGAAAAGAGGCTAGAAATCACTTATTTTGAGCCGGGCATCTTTGATGATCCTGAAGGGAAGGGCCTTCGATCTCTGTCAAAGCCTCAGTTGGATGAGATTCTTGGACCGGCCGAGTGCACCATTGTTGATTCGCTATCAAATGACTATGTGGACTCCTATGTCCTCTCTGAGTCTAGCCTCTTTGTATATCCTTACAAGATCATCATTAAGACCTGTGGGACTACAAAATTACTCCTTTCAATCCCAGCTATCCTGAAGTTGGCTGATACCCTTTCTCTAAATGTGAGATCTGTGAGGTATACTCGTGGGAGCTTCATTTTCCCTGGAGCTCAGTCCTATCCTCATCGCAGTTTCTCCGAAGAAATTGCTGTCCTGGATGGCTGCTTCGGCAAGCTTGGTTTGGCAAGCAAGGCTTACATAATGGGTGGTCTGGACAAACCACAGAAATGGCATGTTTACTCTGCATCTGCAGATTCGGCTCTCTCTCGTGACCTTATTTACACTATTGAGATGTGCATGACTGGCTTGGACAGGGAGAAGGCTTCTGTGTTTTACAAAACCCAATCATCTTCAGCAGCAGCAATGACTGATGATTCTGGAATAAGAAAGATTCTACCTGCCTctaatatatgtgattttgagttcgaaccctgtggttaTTCCATGAATTCAATTGAAGGAGCTGCAATCTCTACCATCCATGTTACTCCGGAAGATGGTTTCAGTTATGCAAGCTTTGAAGCTGCAGGATATGATCTGAAAGATGCGAGCCTTAACCAGTTAGTTGATAGGGTGTTGGCTTGTTTCCAAGCAACCGAATTCTCCATTGCTGTGCATGCTGATGTTGCTGGAGAACAACTTGAGCGGATTTGTTCCCTGGATGTCAAGGGATACTGCCGTGGAGAGAGGAGCCATGGAGAGCTTGGTATGGGTGGTTCCATTATCTACCAGAAGTTTGTTAGGTCTGGGAATGCTGATTCTCCTAGATCAATCCTTAAATGCTGCtggaaagaggaagaagattATTAG
- the LOC7466941 gene encoding protein NSP-INTERACTING KINASE 2, with protein MVARKKNALFCCVGLLICLWNTAYGELTATGVNFEVEALMGIKASLHDPHDVLKWDEHSVDPCSWIMVTCSTDGFVTTLGAPSQSLSGTLSPSIGNLTNLQSLLLQDNNISGHIPAELGKLPKLKTIDLSSNNFSGQIPSTLSNLNSLHYLRLNNNSLNGAIPASLANMTQLTFLDLSYNNLNTPVPPVHAKTFNIVGNTLICGTEQGCAGTTPVPQSLAVHNSQNSQPSGNSKSHKIALAFGSSLGCICLLVLGFGFILWWRQRHNQQIFFDINEQHHEELNLGNLRRFQFKELQIATSNFSSKNLIGKGGFGNVYKGHLQDGTVVAVKRLKDGNAIGGEIQFQTEVEMISLAVHRNLLRLYGLCMTTTERLLVYPYMSNGSVATRLKAKPVLDWGTRKRVALGAGRGLLYLHEQCDPKIIHRDVKAANILLDDYCEAVVGDFGLAKLLDHQDSHVTTAVRGTVGHIAPEYLSTGQSSEKTDVFGFGILLLELISGLRALEFGKSTNQKGALLDWVKKIHQEKKLELLVDKDLKNNYDPIELDETVQVALLCTQNLPSHRPKMSEVVRMLEGDGLAEKWEASQRAEATRTRTIEFSSSERYSDLTDDSSLLVQAMELSGPR; from the exons ATGGTGGCAAGGAAAAAGAATGCTCTTTTCTGTTGTGTGGGTTTGTTAATCTGCTTATGGAATACTGCGTATGGAGAGCTAACAGCTACAGGTGTTAACTTTGAAG TGGAGGCTTTGATGGGCATTAAAGCTTCATTGCACGATCCTCATGATGTTCTTAAATGGGATGAACATTCTGTGGATCCATGCAGCTGGATCATGGTCACTTGTTCTACTGATGGTTTTGTCACTACACT AGGAGCTCCAAGCCAAAGTTTATCTGGCACTCTTTCACCATCCATTGGAAACTTGACAAATCTCCAGTCTCT GCTTCTACAGGATAACAATATTTCAGGACATATACCCGCCGAGCTTGGCAAGCTCCCAAAGCTTAAAACAATTGATCTTTCCAGTAACAACTTCAGTGGTCAAATTCCTAGTACTCTCTCTAATCTTAATAGCCTCCATTACCT GAGACTGAACAATAACAGTCTTAATGGAGCAATTCCTGCCTCTTTGGCTAACATGACTCAACTTACCTTTCT GGACTTGTCTTACAATAATTTGAATACTCCTGTACCACCTGTTCATGCTAAAACATTCAA CATTGTAGGAAATACTCTGATATGCGGAACTGAGCAAGGCTGTGCTGGAACCACACCAGTTCCGCAATCTTTGGCTGTGCATAATTCACAAA ATTCTCAGCCTTCTGGAAATAGCAAGAGCCACAAAATTGCCCTGGCCTTCGGTTCAAGCCTAGGCTGCATCTGCCTGTTGGTTCTTGGATTTGGCTTCATTCTTTGGTGGAGACAAAGACACAACCAGCAAATATTCTTTGATATTAATG AACAGCATCATGAAGAACTCAACCTAGGAAACTTGAGGAGGTTTCAATTCAAAGAACTTCAGATTGCAACAAGCAACTTCAGCAGCAAGAACTTGATAGGAAAAGGTGGTTTTGGGAATGTCTACAAAGGGCATCTCCAAGATGGAACTGTTGTAGCAGTGAAAAGGCTCAAAGATGGAAATGCCATAGGCGGTGAGATCCAATTCCAGACTGAAGTTGAGATGATCAGCCTAGCAGTGCATCGAAATCTCCTTCGTCTCTATGGATTATGCATGACAACAACTGAAAGGCTATTGGTTTATCCTTACATGTCCAATGGGAGCGTTGCTACTCGTCTTAAGG CGAAACCTGTCCTGGATTGGGGTACAAGGAAAAGAGTTGCCTTAGGAGCAGGAAGAGGTTTATTATACTTGCACGAGCAATGTGATCCCAAGATAATTCACAGGGATGTGAAGGCTGCAAATATATTACTTGATGATTATTGTGAGGCTGTTGTAGGAGACTTTGGGTTGGCAAAGCTGTTGGATCACCAGGACTCGCATGTGACAACAGCTGTGAGGGGCACTGTGGGGCACATAGCCCCTGAGTATCTATCAACAGGCCAGTCCTCTGAGAAAACagatgtttttggatttggaaTACTTTTGCTAGAATTGATATCTGGCTTAAGAGCTCTGGAATTTGGGAAGTCAACAAACCAGAAAGGAGCATTGCTTGACTGG GTGAagaagattcatcaggaaaagAAGCTCGAGTTGTTAGTTGACAAGGATCTGAAAAACAACTACGATCCAATTGAGCTTGACGAAACAGTTCAAGTAGCTCTATTATGTACCCAAAACCTTCCAAGTCATAGACCTAAAATGTCAGAAGTGGTTCGGATGTTAGAAGGAGACGGGCTTGCCGAAAAATGGGAAGCTTCTCAGAGAGCTGAAGCAACTAGAACAAGAACCATCGAGTTCTCCTCTTCGGAAAGATATTCTGACCTGACTGATGATTCATCGTTGCTTGTCCAAGCAATGGAGCTCTCTGGACCCAGGTGA
- the LOC7489391 gene encoding F-box/FBD/LRR-repeat protein At1g13570, whose product MGDVEDPDLISDLPQSILESILTRLPIRDAVRTSILSSKWRYRWTTLTHLVFDDKCIRMCSDRPVVENCMVNFITRALFLHQGPIHKFQLSTSYLQCCPDIDQWILFLSRSDIKELVLELGEGEWFRVPSCLFNCKKLTCLELFRCEFDPPPTFKGFLCLRSLSLHQVLVAPEAIESLISGCPLLESLALSYFDSLALNIRAPNLKYLCLEGEFTDICLENTPLLVAMSVAMYMNDEMAECFEQSSKCNFIKFLGGVPRLERLAGHIYFTKYLSIGDYPGSLAITYSHLKIIELYQVSFEDMKEIRVVLRLIMNSPNLKELRISGSSTAVASVEAPNLEFWAKECPKDCTFKQLKVVKMTDMSGVPHEMEFMKFLLANSPVLETMSITPCVYVMDGRLNMLIQLVRFRRASAEAEIIFTR is encoded by the exons ATGGGAGATGTTGAGGATCCGGATCTGATAAGTGATCTGCCTCAGAGCATTCTGGAAAGCATCCTCACTCGATTACCAATAAGAGATGCTGTGAGAACAAGCATCTTGTCAAGTAAATGGAGGTATCGATGGACTACACTTACTCACCTTGTTTTCGATGACAAATGTATCAGGATGTGCAGTGATAGACCAGTGGTTGAGAACTGCATGGTCAACTTCATCACTCGGGCACTCTTTCTTCACCAAGGACCTATTCACAAGTTCCAGCTCTCTACTTCATATTTGCAATGCTGCCCGGATATTGATCAGTGGATACTTTTCCTCTCAAGGAGTGATATTAAAGAGTTGGTGCTTGAATTAGGAGAAGGCGAGTGGTTTAGGGTGCCATCATGTCTTTTCAATTGTAAAAAGTTGACCTGTTTGGAGCTTTTCCGATGTGAATTTGATCCACCTCCTACTTTTAAAGGATTCTTGTGTTTGAGGAGCCTTAGTCTTCATCAAGTTTTGGTTGCTCCTGAGGCAATTGAAAGTCTGATTTCTGGTTGCCCACTTCTGGAAAGTCTTGCATTGTCTTATTTTGATAGCTTAGCTCTTAATATCCGTGCTCCAAATCTCAAGTACCTGTGCTTGGAAGGTGAATTTACTGATATTTGTCTTGAAAATACCCCACTTTTAGTTGCCATGTCTGTTGCTATGTATATGAATGACGAAATGGCTGAATGCTTTGAGCAAAGTTCAAAGTGCAATTTTATCAAGTTTCTTGGGGGTGTACCTCGTCTTGAGAGGCTTGCTGGGCACATCTACTTCACAAAG TATTTGAGCATAGGTGATTATCCAGGAAGTCTTGCTATTACATACAGCCacctaaaaataattgaattgtaTCAAGTTAGTTTTGAAGATATGAAAGAGATACGTGTTGTTCTTCGCTTGATCATGAACTCTCCTAATTTGAAGGAACTTCGGATCTCG GGCTCATCAACCGCTGTGGCTTCTGTAGAAGCACCGAATTTGGAATTTTGGGCGAAAGAGTGCCCTAAAGATTGCACATTTAAACAACTTAAAGTTGTAAAGATGACAGATATGTCTGGTGTGCCACATGAAAtggaatttatgaaatttttgcTTGCGAATTCCCCAGTGCTTGAGACAATGTCAATCACACCTTGTGTATATGTCATGGATGGGAGATTGAATATGCTGATTCAGTTGGTCAGGTTTCGAAGGGCTTCTGCTGAAGCTGAAATTATATTTACCCGATGA